In Thamnophis elegans isolate rThaEle1 chromosome 4, rThaEle1.pri, whole genome shotgun sequence, the following proteins share a genomic window:
- the LOC116507141 gene encoding MAD2L1-binding protein-like: MVRKVCLKDQDNKKCQQVLNDLEGVFQHLEIMFSLTLVPRVLILLGGTAVSPKELYEINLQDISMSGTEESLSTSACVRKLFRSLFMADVFSELQAVPTMSVIVMAQGHRNCGIDWFKPKLNYKVPTRGRKLTVNLSCSHENSTALSTCQEINFASDDYIWFQAPVIIKGFNYFS; the protein is encoded by the coding sequence ATGGTCAGAAAGGTCTGTCTGAAAGATCAGGACAACAAAAAGTGCCAGCAAGTGCTGAATGATCTTGAAGGTGTTTTCCAGCACTTAGAAATTATGTTCAGTTTGACACTGGTCCCACGAGTTCTTATTTTGCTTGGAGGTACAGCTGTCAGCCCCAAAGAGCTTTATGAAATCAATTTACAAGATATATCCATGAGTGGCACTGAAGAGAGTTTGTCAACCTCAGCCTGTGTTCGCAAGTTATTCCGTTCTCTTTTCATGGCAGATGTGTTCAGTGAGCTTCAGGCTGTTCCCACCATGAGTGTCATTGTTATGGCTCAAGGGCATCGCAACTGTGGTATTGACTGGTTCAAACCTAAACTAAACTACAAAGTGCCTACTCGAGGGAGGAAATTGACTGTTAACTTATCATGCAGTCATGAAAATAGTACAGCCCTTTCCACCTGCCAAGAAATAAACTTTGCCTCTGATGATTATATATGGTTCCAAGCTCCAGTAATAATCaaaggctttaattatttttcttga
- the LOC116507138 gene encoding epoxide hydrolase 1-like codes for MWQQFLQTVRSYDTSQQNVIAASCVIGGGSLMIYWLLTRRRTKTLEIGEGWWGLGEKPSRSQEDETIRPFQVTTSEKEIADLYLRLDQTRYTPPLEGAAFHYGFNSNYLQKVVSYWRNQFDWQKQVKILNQYPHYKTTIEGIEVHFIHVKPSHISKDQIVRPLLMVHGWPGSFYEFYKIIPLLTGPSSHLSNSEDVVFEIICPSIPGYGFSEPPHQKGFDSVATARIFHKLMQRLGFQEYYLQGGDWGSRITKNMAQMLPKSVKGLHVNMIFISKMGLAAMIDILLGAYVPFLVGLTREDARRMFPFFKHIFYILRESGYMHIQATKPDTAGCGLNDSPVGLAAYILEKFSTWTDESFLNMEDGNLERKYSLDELLTNVMIYWVTSSIVPSMRFYKENMSQDPSNAPDAKVEVSVPTGIAAFPNELLHCPRSWAKKQFKNIVTYTYMSRGGHFAAFEEPELLAEDIRQFVKKVERLN; via the exons ATGTGGCAGCAGTTTCTGCAGACTGTCCG GTCTTATGACACATCTCAGCAAAATGTGATTGCAGCGTCATGTGTTATAGGAGGTGGAAGCCTCATGATTTACTGGCTCCTGACAAGACGCAGGACGAAGACTCTAGAAATAGGAGAGGGATGGTGGGGCTTAGGTGAAAAACCATCAAGAAGTCAAGAAGATGAAACCATTAGACCATTCCAAGTGACAACCTCTGAGAAAGAAATCGCG GATTTATACCTTCGGCTTGACCAGACCCGCTATACACCACCATTAGAGGGAGCTGCCTTTCATTATGGTTTCAACTCAAACTATTTACAGAAAGTGGTCTCCTATTGGAGAAATCAGTTTGACTGGCAGAAGCAAGTTAAAATCCTTAACCAGTACCCACATTATAAAACTACTATTGAAG GGATAGAAGTTCATTTCATTCATGTGAAACCATCTCACATCTCAAAAGACCAAATTGTCAGACCTTTGTTGATGGTGCATGGCTGGCCTGGCTCCTTTTATGAATTTTACAAGATCATTCCTTTGCTTACTGGCCCATCCAGTCATCTTTCAAACAGCGAAGATGTAGTCTTTGAGATTATTTGTCCATCCATCCCAGGCTATGGCTTTTCTGAGCCTCCCCACCAGAAGG GTTTTGACTCAGTAGCTACTGCTCGGATTTTTCACAAGCTGATGCAGAGACTGGGTTTCCAGGAATATTACTTGCAAGGTGGAGACTGGGGCTCCCGAATCACCAAGAACATGGCACAGATGCTGCCAAA ATCTGTAAAAGGGCTTCATGTCAATATGATCTTTATATCGAAAATGGGATTGGCAGCCATGATAGATATACTACTGGGAGCCTATGTACCATTTCTGGTGGGCCTAACCAGAGAAGACGCACGGCGCATGTTCCCTTTTTTTAAgcacatattttatatattgcGTGAATCTGGGTATATGCACATCCAAGCCACCAAACCAGATACAGCAG GGTGTGGCCTGAATGATTCCCCTGTAGGTCTTGCTGCATACATCCTAGAGAAGTTTTCCACATGGACAGATGAATCATTCCTCAACATGGAAGATGGGAATTTGGAAAG GAAATACTCTCTGGATGAACTTCTGACAAATGTCATGATTTATTGGGTGACTTCCTCCATTGTGCCTTCAATGCGTTTTTATAAAGAGAATATGTCCCAGGATCCAAGTAATGCTCCTGATGCCAA GGTTGAAGTTTCTGTTCCAACTGGCATTGCTGCCTTCCCAAATGAACTTCTTCATTGCCCACGCTCCTGGGCAAAGAAGCAATTTAAGAACATTGTCACCTATACCTACATGTCCAGGGGAGGGCATTTTGCGGCCTTTGAGGAACCAGAGCTCCTGGCTGAAGACATCAGACAATTTGTGAAGAAAGTGGAACGTCTGAATTAA